A stretch of the Mycobacterium sp. ITM-2016-00317 genome encodes the following:
- a CDS encoding MCE family protein — protein MNVLRSAVGFARTRRLGLSACALAMMFVVGVAYVLFGTLKLDPTRSDTLVRVHLPVTGGLLPGQDVTLRGVPVGRVRSVDMTSDGVVAVAAIHPDVRVPADTHARVSALSPAGEQYLDFRADRNDGPYLADGDEIASDRTQTPVTLPTLLADLDGTLQQVDTEQLAAVLDELRVGPQGGQKLAAILDGGAFLVSTLDSVLPQTVRLIRSSKVVLSTVHDVSPGLEATSTNLDSILGGVERMDGGYRTLVDSAPTTFAGIDDLIADNSPTMVQLLGNLTTVAQQSYIRVPALQELFFPQYRAGSALEAVASTFRDGGVWGAVNLYPRHSCDFNLPKSPPTVGDFPEPYLYTYCLNPDPKYLVRGARSVPVPPGADTAGPPPGANPLQRADPTPTGPLTIPTPYAGPNLPLPPTPRGP, from the coding sequence GTGAACGTCCTCCGTAGCGCGGTCGGGTTCGCGCGCACCAGACGACTGGGCCTCTCAGCCTGCGCTTTGGCGATGATGTTCGTGGTCGGCGTCGCCTACGTGCTGTTCGGGACGCTGAAACTCGACCCGACCCGGTCCGACACCCTGGTGCGGGTCCACCTCCCGGTGACGGGAGGGCTGCTGCCGGGCCAGGACGTGACGCTGCGCGGCGTACCGGTCGGCCGCGTCCGCTCGGTCGACATGACCTCCGACGGCGTGGTGGCCGTCGCGGCCATCCACCCCGACGTACGGGTCCCCGCCGACACCCACGCGCGGGTCTCGGCACTGTCGCCGGCCGGCGAGCAGTATCTCGACTTCCGCGCCGACCGCAACGACGGCCCCTACCTCGCCGACGGCGACGAGATCGCCAGTGACAGAACGCAGACCCCGGTCACGCTGCCGACGCTGCTGGCCGACCTGGACGGCACCCTCCAGCAGGTCGACACCGAGCAGCTCGCGGCCGTGCTCGACGAGCTGCGGGTGGGACCGCAGGGCGGGCAGAAGCTGGCGGCCATCCTGGACGGCGGCGCGTTCCTGGTGTCCACACTGGACTCCGTGCTGCCGCAGACGGTGCGCCTGATCCGCAGCAGCAAGGTGGTGCTCTCGACGGTGCACGACGTCAGCCCCGGGCTCGAGGCGACGTCGACGAACCTGGACTCGATCCTCGGCGGGGTGGAGCGGATGGACGGCGGCTACCGGACGCTGGTGGATTCCGCGCCGACCACGTTCGCCGGCATCGACGATCTGATCGCCGACAACTCACCCACGATGGTCCAGCTGCTCGGCAACCTCACCACGGTGGCCCAGCAGTCCTACATCCGGGTGCCCGCACTGCAGGAGCTCTTTTTCCCCCAGTACCGCGCGGGGTCGGCGTTGGAGGCGGTGGCCAGCACGTTCCGCGACGGGGGAGTGTGGGGCGCGGTGAATCTGTACCCGCGGCATTCGTGCGACTTCAACCTGCCGAAGTCACCGCCGACGGTGGGCGACTTCCCCGAGCCGTACCTGTACACCTATTGCCTCAACCCGGATCCCAAGTACCTGGTACGGGGTGCGCGCAGTGTGCCGGTGCCCCCGGGCGCCGACACCGCCGGCCCGCCGCCTGGCGCGAACCCGCTGCAGCGGGCCGACCCCACCCCGACCGGGCCGCTCACGATCCCGACACCCTATGCGGGCCCGAATCTTCCGTTGCCGCCGACACCGCGCGGACCCTGA
- a CDS encoding ABC transporter permease, producing MAAPYYPRGIRPLVVASTAVAGGGVRLGHMLTFFVRAVAGIPVTLTRYRKAFLTILSDVTWGNGSIVVGGGTAWVIILLGASAGAIVGIEGLQALHLLGMEPAAGLLSSTVSTRELAPVMAALAFAAQAGCRFTAQLGSMRISEEIDAMESLAIRPIPYLITTRLLASVVAIIPLYILCLLINYAAVQTVVSFAGGLSAGSYDHYFRLVLTGSDILYSVCKAVVFVTITSTIQCYYGYFASGGPQGVGVAAGRAMRASISVMIIVNLLLTVGLWGIGSGARLGG from the coding sequence ATGGCGGCGCCGTACTACCCGCGTGGGATCCGGCCCCTCGTGGTCGCGTCGACGGCGGTGGCCGGCGGCGGTGTCCGCCTGGGTCACATGCTGACGTTCTTCGTCCGCGCGGTGGCCGGGATCCCGGTGACGCTCACGCGCTACCGCAAGGCCTTCCTGACCATCCTGTCCGATGTCACCTGGGGCAACGGCTCCATCGTGGTCGGCGGCGGCACGGCGTGGGTGATCATCCTGCTCGGCGCGTCCGCCGGGGCGATCGTCGGCATCGAGGGACTGCAGGCACTGCACCTGCTCGGCATGGAACCCGCCGCGGGCCTGCTGTCCTCGACGGTGTCCACGCGTGAGCTGGCGCCCGTCATGGCGGCGCTGGCCTTCGCCGCGCAGGCAGGCTGCCGGTTCACCGCGCAGCTGGGTTCGATGCGCATCTCCGAGGAGATCGACGCGATGGAATCGCTGGCGATCCGGCCGATCCCGTACCTGATCACCACCCGGCTGCTCGCGTCGGTGGTGGCGATCATCCCGCTGTACATCCTGTGTCTGCTGATCAACTACGCGGCCGTGCAGACCGTGGTGAGCTTCGCGGGCGGGCTGTCGGCGGGTTCCTACGATCACTACTTCCGGTTGGTGCTGACAGGCTCCGACATCCTGTACTCGGTCTGCAAGGCCGTCGTGTTCGTCACCATCACCTCGACGATTCAGTGCTACTACGGCTATTTCGCCAGCGGCGGCCCGCAGGGCGTCGGTGTGGCGGCGGGCCGCGCGATGCGCGCCAGCATCTCGGTGATGATCATCGTCAACCTGCTTCTGACCGTCGGGCTCTGGGGCATCGGGTCCGGCGCGAGGCTCGGTGGCTGA
- a CDS encoding MCE family protein has translation MTRRTLGKGAAIVAMALAAGGCSGGPMASSERGMVITAQFDSASGLYEGNAVSILGMRVGEVTEIVPTGQYVDVTMHIDAGVKIPADAQAVTVSTSILTDRHVEFTPPYRGGPTLAHRDTLSLARTRTPVEFDRVLAMIDELAVQLQGNGRGGGPVADLLSVSAAMTSGNGPRIRESLGELSTALKLSRDRGAPTGDAITTIVTNLDSLTKAAAENDETIREFGSALRQLSAVLAAERLGSGSAGAQVNQILSGTADLLEANRESLKSTAANTELVTRALADYRRELGEAFDLVPTLTNNVYNMIDPEKQAIRAHPVLDKIELNTQATKEMCNLLGMKQLGCSTGTIQDFGPDFGITSMLEGLAGLGP, from the coding sequence GTGACGCGGCGCACGCTCGGCAAGGGGGCGGCCATCGTGGCGATGGCCCTGGCGGCGGGCGGATGCTCGGGCGGGCCGATGGCATCGAGCGAACGCGGAATGGTCATCACGGCCCAATTCGACAGCGCCAGTGGACTGTACGAGGGCAACGCGGTGTCGATCCTCGGGATGCGAGTGGGTGAGGTGACCGAGATCGTCCCCACCGGGCAGTACGTCGATGTCACGATGCACATCGATGCCGGGGTCAAGATTCCGGCCGACGCGCAGGCGGTGACGGTCTCGACGTCGATCCTGACCGACCGGCACGTCGAGTTCACCCCGCCCTACCGCGGTGGCCCGACGCTCGCCCACCGCGACACTCTCAGCCTGGCCCGGACCCGCACCCCCGTCGAGTTCGACCGGGTGCTGGCGATGATCGACGAACTGGCCGTGCAACTGCAGGGCAACGGCCGCGGCGGCGGCCCGGTCGCCGACCTGCTGAGCGTCAGTGCCGCGATGACCAGTGGCAACGGCCCCCGGATCCGGGAGTCGCTCGGGGAGCTGTCGACGGCGTTGAAGCTGAGCAGGGACCGCGGCGCACCGACGGGGGACGCGATCACCACCATCGTCACCAACCTCGACAGCCTGACCAAGGCCGCCGCGGAGAACGACGAGACGATCAGGGAATTCGGTTCTGCGTTACGGCAACTCAGTGCCGTGCTGGCCGCCGAACGGCTGGGCAGCGGGTCCGCCGGCGCCCAGGTCAACCAGATCCTCTCCGGGACAGCCGATCTGCTGGAGGCCAACAGGGAGTCGTTGAAGTCCACAGCGGCCAACACCGAGCTCGTCACCCGGGCGCTGGCGGACTACCGGCGGGAACTGGGGGAGGCGTTCGACCTGGTGCCGACCCTGACCAACAACGTCTACAACATGATCGATCCCGAGAAGCAGGCCATCAGAGCGCATCCCGTGCTGGACAAGATCGAACTGAACACCCAGGCCACCAAGGAGATGTGCAACCTGCTGGGAATGAAGCAGCTCGGCTGCTCCACCGGAACCATCCAGGACTTTGGTCCCGACTTCGGGATCACCAGCATGCTCGAGGGATTGGCGGGGTTGGGACCGTGA
- a CDS encoding aldehyde dehydrogenase family protein: MTSTPLATRGLFIDGAWTDGVGDESLLVLNPATEETIAEVPQATPADVDAAVAAARRAFDEGPWPAMRPAERARILAAMADELDRRRAELVELNITEAGSTRMLAEILQVGTPIDHFRDMADRVLPRFAFEQPAPPVYGNGIGQGVVVREPYGVAALITAFNFPFLLNLAKLGPALAAGCTAVLKASPYTPLEALVLGEIAEAAGLPPGTLNIVTGDVAAGETLTRHPGVDIVSFTGSDAVGRKVYGQGAETIKKVVLELGGKSANIILEDADLDKVLESVLAGFITHAGQGCALQTRILVHRSLHDDLVARIVGVLGFLSVGDPADPATMVGPLIRDVQRTRVESMIAAGVDEGAQIEFGGGRPAHLDRGYFLEPTLFTGVDNGMRIAQEEFFGPVAVVIPFGDDDEAVRIANDSRYGLSGGVWSADPLRAVAVARRLRTGMVVINGGGGGLNPGAPFGGYKQSGIGREFGEYGLSEYLQHKALQWPTG; this comes from the coding sequence ATGACGTCGACACCACTGGCCACCCGCGGACTCTTCATCGACGGCGCATGGACCGACGGCGTCGGCGACGAATCCCTGCTCGTCCTCAATCCGGCGACCGAGGAGACCATCGCCGAGGTGCCCCAGGCCACCCCGGCCGACGTCGACGCCGCCGTGGCCGCGGCCCGCCGCGCGTTCGACGAGGGCCCGTGGCCGGCGATGCGGCCCGCCGAGCGCGCCCGCATCCTCGCCGCGATGGCCGACGAACTGGACCGCAGACGGGCCGAACTGGTCGAGCTGAACATCACCGAGGCCGGGTCCACCCGGATGCTCGCCGAGATCCTGCAAGTCGGCACGCCCATCGATCATTTCCGCGACATGGCCGATCGGGTGCTGCCCCGGTTCGCGTTCGAGCAGCCGGCACCGCCGGTCTACGGCAACGGTATCGGCCAGGGCGTCGTGGTCCGCGAACCCTACGGCGTCGCCGCGCTGATCACCGCGTTCAACTTCCCGTTCCTGCTCAACCTCGCCAAACTGGGACCGGCCCTGGCCGCCGGCTGCACCGCCGTACTCAAAGCGTCGCCGTACACGCCGCTGGAGGCGCTGGTGCTCGGTGAGATCGCCGAGGCCGCCGGGCTGCCGCCGGGCACGCTGAACATCGTCACCGGCGACGTCGCCGCGGGTGAGACGCTGACCCGCCATCCCGGTGTGGACATCGTCAGCTTCACCGGAAGCGACGCCGTCGGGCGCAAGGTGTACGGCCAGGGCGCGGAGACCATCAAGAAGGTGGTCCTCGAGCTGGGCGGCAAGTCGGCGAACATCATCCTCGAGGACGCCGATCTGGACAAGGTTCTGGAGAGCGTGCTGGCCGGGTTCATCACCCACGCCGGGCAGGGCTGCGCCCTGCAGACCAGGATCCTGGTGCACCGGTCGCTGCACGACGACCTGGTGGCCCGGATCGTCGGCGTGCTCGGGTTCCTCTCGGTCGGCGACCCGGCCGACCCGGCCACAATGGTGGGCCCGCTGATCCGCGACGTGCAGCGCACCCGGGTGGAGTCGATGATCGCCGCCGGCGTCGACGAAGGCGCGCAGATCGAGTTCGGCGGCGGCCGCCCCGCCCATCTGGACCGTGGGTACTTCCTGGAGCCGACGCTGTTCACCGGCGTCGACAACGGGATGCGCATCGCCCAGGAGGAGTTCTTCGGTCCGGTGGCCGTGGTGATTCCGTTCGGTGACGACGACGAGGCGGTGCGGATCGCCAACGACAGCCGGTACGGCCTGTCCGGCGGCGTGTGGTCGGCCGACCCGCTGCGCGCCGTGGCGGTCGCGCGCCGGTTGCGCACCGGGATGGTCGTCATCAACGGTGGCGGGGGCGGGCTGAATCCGGGGGCCCCGTTCGGCGGGTACAAACAGAGCGGGATCGGCCGCGAGTTCGGCGAGTACGGGCTGTCGGAGTACCTGCAGCACAAGGCCCTTCAGTGGCCGACCGGTTAG
- a CDS encoding MlaD family protein, whose product MRGVRRALAVAAVLGATGALTSCAVGLDRLPLPAPSAGARTYPLSATFTNAQNLPFKAKVRLSGADVGEVESMVAENYTAVVHMRIASDVQIPVGTRAELRSATPLGDIFVSLTPPAVIDEWSALNPGDKIPLDATASAASVEEVLSTAALLVNGGAIRNLTKVLNGMGRAVGGKGEDLGEFLDESTRLIQSLSERSAVVKRALTRTGDLAATMSARQQSIDAAIAAAGPALGTVADNTGRIVDLVAQVNRITLQLAKLPSVRGEPSRSMIADLNRLSAELNAASLEPNASLDQFNSMFGSVLKVTNGTAAHVDIDLADLAIGGFADPYHPADAGSHAPTREDFRNMVGSISYELMMLRNKFWGAPTAPPGTVPPPDLVGPAPGSLTPAPPPPPLLPPTTNPPAPGGAP is encoded by the coding sequence ATGCGAGGGGTACGGCGGGCACTGGCGGTCGCCGCTGTGCTGGGGGCGACGGGCGCGCTGACGTCGTGCGCGGTGGGCCTGGACCGGCTTCCACTGCCCGCACCGTCGGCGGGAGCCCGCACATACCCCCTCAGCGCGACGTTCACGAACGCGCAGAACCTGCCGTTCAAGGCCAAGGTACGGCTGTCCGGCGCCGACGTGGGTGAGGTGGAATCCATGGTGGCCGAGAACTACACGGCCGTGGTGCACATGCGGATCGCCTCCGACGTCCAGATCCCGGTCGGCACCAGGGCCGAACTGCGCTCCGCCACCCCCCTCGGCGACATCTTCGTGTCCCTGACCCCGCCGGCCGTCATCGACGAATGGTCGGCGCTGAACCCCGGTGACAAGATCCCGCTGGACGCCACCGCGTCCGCGGCGTCGGTCGAAGAGGTGCTGAGCACCGCGGCGCTGCTCGTCAACGGCGGCGCCATCCGCAATCTGACGAAGGTGCTCAACGGCATGGGCCGGGCCGTCGGCGGCAAGGGGGAGGACCTGGGCGAGTTCCTCGACGAGTCCACCAGATTGATCCAGAGCCTGTCCGAGCGCTCGGCGGTGGTCAAACGCGCGCTGACCCGGACCGGCGACCTGGCCGCCACCATGTCGGCGCGCCAGCAGTCGATCGACGCGGCGATCGCCGCGGCCGGCCCCGCACTGGGCACCGTCGCCGACAACACCGGCCGCATCGTCGATCTCGTCGCGCAGGTGAACCGGATCACGCTGCAGCTGGCCAAGCTCCCGTCGGTGCGGGGTGAGCCGTCGCGCAGCATGATCGCCGACCTGAACCGGCTGTCGGCCGAACTCAACGCCGCGTCGCTGGAACCCAACGCCTCACTGGACCAGTTCAACTCGATGTTCGGCTCGGTGCTGAAGGTCACCAACGGGACGGCCGCCCACGTCGACATCGACCTGGCCGATTTGGCGATCGGCGGGTTCGCCGATCCCTACCATCCCGCCGACGCAGGCAGCCATGCGCCGACCAGAGAGGACTTCCGGAACATGGTCGGCAGCATCAGCTACGAGCTGATGATGCTGCGCAACAAGTTCTGGGGTGCCCCCACCGCGCCACCCGGTACGGTGCCCCCGCCCGACCTCGTCGGGCCTGCCCCGGGTTCGCTCACCCCCGCGCCGCCACCGCCGCCACTGCTGCCGCCCACCACGAATCCGCCTGCCCCCGGGGGTGCCCCGTGA
- a CDS encoding MlaD family protein — MSYRRPLIWVCVFLSVCLALIWTVFVTLQRNVGGDTESYGAMFTDVSGLKVGDEVRMAGVKVGRVDEVALDGDMARVGFRVQTEQVLYGNTKASIVYQNIIGQRYLGLSLGDRSTNPSEPVVLPAGAVIPVERTEPSFDISNLLNGFEPLFALLNPDQVDNLTTAIVRSTQGDTGALTMLISETTRLAQSYSGTDQILESVLANLNSVVGSLAERDGDLKSTLDSAEEVFDGFAVRREEFVTSMDQVGIVGERLAQVITDVQPDLREWLAREPGFAKHFMENKQGFAYMGFNTPLMLKGLARISQGGTYLDIYACHLTVSQFPRIDSLIDAIIRNATPGGRIQQSAKCQ; from the coding sequence GTGAGTTACCGGCGCCCACTGATCTGGGTATGCGTGTTCCTGTCGGTCTGCCTGGCCCTGATCTGGACGGTCTTCGTCACGCTGCAGCGCAACGTCGGTGGTGACACCGAGTCCTACGGCGCGATGTTCACCGACGTGTCCGGCCTGAAGGTCGGCGACGAAGTCCGGATGGCAGGGGTGAAGGTCGGCCGCGTCGACGAGGTGGCACTCGACGGCGACATGGCCAGGGTCGGGTTCCGCGTGCAGACCGAGCAGGTGCTCTACGGAAACACCAAGGCGTCCATCGTCTACCAGAACATCATCGGCCAGCGCTACCTCGGCCTGTCACTCGGCGACCGCTCCACCAACCCGAGCGAACCGGTCGTACTTCCCGCCGGCGCGGTGATCCCCGTCGAACGCACCGAGCCGTCGTTCGACATCTCCAACCTGCTCAACGGTTTCGAGCCGCTGTTCGCGTTGCTCAACCCCGACCAGGTCGACAACCTCACCACCGCGATCGTGCGCTCCACCCAGGGCGACACGGGCGCGCTGACCATGCTGATCTCCGAAACCACCCGGCTGGCCCAGTCGTACTCCGGCACCGACCAGATCCTGGAGAGCGTGCTGGCCAATCTCAACTCCGTGGTGGGTTCGCTGGCCGAACGCGACGGCGACCTGAAGTCCACCCTCGACTCCGCCGAGGAGGTGTTCGACGGGTTCGCCGTGCGCCGAGAGGAATTCGTCACGTCGATGGATCAGGTGGGCATCGTCGGTGAGCGGCTCGCGCAGGTCATCACCGACGTGCAACCCGATCTGCGCGAGTGGCTGGCCCGCGAACCCGGATTCGCCAAGCACTTCATGGAGAACAAACAGGGCTTCGCCTACATGGGGTTCAACACCCCCCTGATGCTCAAGGGGCTCGCCCGGATCAGCCAGGGCGGAACGTATCTGGACATCTACGCATGCCATCTGACGGTCAGTCAGTTCCCGCGCATCGACAGTCTGATCGACGCGATCATCCGGAACGCCACTCCAGGCGGCAGGATCCAGCAGAGCGCGAAATGCCAATGA
- a CDS encoding MCE family protein, which yields MFRKPIEHHSTLRLGIIAVLVIVLTLGGLLGVQRLGLGKTTYDADFAQAAGLSAGDQVTVAGVYVGSVKGLRLDGDKVVVTLEVDRNVHLGAATRAGIKLTTLLGARYVDLKPAGSGELTDNRIPLANTEVPYTLQDSLQDATTTFEAVDAQKIAQSMTALSQQLQGSPEILPQALDNVAHLSAVLAGRRDEIGDLLRSTQQIAELLGGQQRSLATLMTQGRDVLSDLAARREMIIRLIDATTELVNQLKPVLVEDRAPMDELLTNLDGILTSVGKNDALFRNTLQMMPVPLRNFTNATGNGNEFDFSSSGGTLIDSVMCALSGRAEQFNLPNYFEDCR from the coding sequence GTGTTCCGCAAGCCGATCGAACACCACAGCACCCTGCGGTTGGGGATCATCGCGGTACTGGTCATCGTGCTGACCCTGGGCGGGCTGCTCGGCGTACAGCGCCTCGGCCTCGGCAAGACCACCTACGACGCGGATTTCGCGCAGGCGGCTGGACTGAGCGCCGGCGATCAGGTGACCGTGGCCGGCGTCTATGTCGGGTCGGTGAAAGGGCTCCGGCTCGACGGCGACAAGGTGGTGGTCACGCTGGAAGTCGACAGGAACGTCCACCTCGGTGCGGCGACCCGCGCAGGGATCAAGCTCACCACGCTGCTCGGCGCCCGGTACGTCGACCTCAAGCCCGCCGGGTCCGGCGAGCTGACCGACAACCGCATCCCGCTGGCCAACACCGAGGTGCCGTACACCCTGCAGGACTCGCTGCAGGATGCCACGACGACGTTCGAAGCGGTGGACGCCCAGAAGATCGCCCAGTCGATGACCGCGCTGTCCCAGCAATTGCAGGGCTCTCCCGAGATCCTGCCGCAGGCACTGGACAACGTCGCGCATCTGTCCGCGGTCCTCGCCGGTCGCCGCGACGAGATCGGGGATCTGCTGCGCAGTACGCAGCAGATCGCCGAGTTGCTCGGCGGTCAGCAGCGCAGCCTCGCGACACTGATGACGCAGGGTCGGGACGTGCTCAGCGATCTGGCGGCCCGCAGGGAGATGATCATCCGGCTCATCGACGCCACCACCGAACTGGTGAACCAGTTGAAGCCGGTGCTGGTCGAAGACCGTGCCCCGATGGACGAGCTGTTGACCAACCTCGACGGCATCTTGACCTCGGTCGGCAAGAACGACGCGCTGTTCCGCAACACGCTGCAGATGATGCCCGTGCCGCTGCGCAACTTCACCAACGCGACCGGCAACGGCAACGAGTTCGACTTCTCCTCCTCGGGCGGCACGCTGATCGACTCGGTCATGTGCGCGTTGAGCGGTCGCGCCGAACAGTTCAACCTGCCGAACTACTTCGAGGACTGCCGGTGA
- a CDS encoding RsiV family protein: protein MTSMRHIGRWVGVVVVATAAVFATAHPASADTTSNGVVYTVVPDVRAGVSPQGPGDWTVNYEKAAGGDPAVTDAINRILDDEADGQVWLYAASASKSSPWTFRSQGRLLFRPMTISALFTGRYHATELPNMPVDAVATRVFDSRSGIQIVWDNLFVDRQAGLVRLSELTKKILPAAYPTPPLGGWAEYGAALAPLKRNFKFWLPTADGIELHFPDGQIGRGVRTVTVPWPAVTDLIAPVFLPITS from the coding sequence ATGACGAGCATGCGACACATCGGACGGTGGGTCGGCGTGGTGGTCGTCGCGACGGCCGCGGTGTTCGCCACGGCGCACCCGGCGAGTGCCGACACCACGTCCAACGGCGTGGTCTACACCGTGGTGCCCGACGTGCGCGCCGGCGTCAGTCCCCAGGGCCCCGGGGACTGGACGGTCAACTACGAGAAGGCCGCAGGCGGCGACCCCGCGGTGACCGACGCGATCAACCGCATCCTCGACGACGAGGCCGACGGCCAGGTGTGGCTCTACGCCGCGAGCGCCAGCAAGAGCTCGCCGTGGACGTTCCGCTCCCAGGGCCGGTTGCTGTTCCGGCCGATGACCATCTCTGCGCTGTTCACCGGCCGGTACCACGCCACCGAGCTGCCGAACATGCCGGTAGATGCGGTGGCCACGCGAGTGTTCGACTCTCGCAGCGGAATCCAGATCGTCTGGGACAACCTGTTCGTCGACCGGCAGGCAGGCCTGGTGCGGCTGTCGGAGCTGACGAAGAAGATCCTGCCCGCGGCCTACCCGACGCCGCCTCTGGGCGGATGGGCCGAATACGGGGCCGCGCTGGCTCCGCTGAAACGCAACTTCAAGTTCTGGCTGCCGACCGCGGACGGTATCGAGTTGCACTTCCCGGACGGTCAGATCGGGCGCGGGGTTCGCACCGTCACGGTGCCGTGGCCCGCGGTCACCGACCTCATCGCGCCGGTGTTCCTGCCCATCACCAGTTGA
- a CDS encoding DUF2599 domain-containing protein codes for MPSTRHRLPGLAALAVAATLGVAPAHSDPPPPRPPGSPQYIDHTVWEYHPAPGGDRATLRILPTSWGWGSVGMFSNGAQLYDAWAELLQHAPDANTLTMQHQFFCHWQQNAFTNPGKVGTWNLEPWRPVVSNTMLFNAGCNPGGPDDVLNW; via the coding sequence ATGCCGTCGACAAGACACCGGCTGCCGGGACTGGCGGCACTGGCCGTGGCCGCCACACTCGGCGTCGCACCCGCGCACTCCGATCCGCCACCGCCCAGGCCGCCGGGAAGCCCTCAGTACATCGACCACACCGTCTGGGAGTACCACCCCGCACCGGGCGGCGACCGTGCCACCCTGCGGATTCTCCCGACCTCGTGGGGCTGGGGCTCGGTCGGCATGTTCAGCAACGGCGCACAGCTCTACGACGCCTGGGCGGAACTGCTGCAGCACGCCCCCGACGCCAACACCCTGACCATGCAGCACCAGTTCTTCTGCCACTGGCAGCAGAACGCGTTCACCAATCCGGGCAAGGTGGGCACGTGGAACCTGGAACCGTGGCGGCCGGTGGTCTCGAACACGATGCTGTTCAACGCCGGATGCAATCCGGGTGGCCCGGACGACGTGCTCAACTGGTGA
- a CDS encoding MCE family protein, whose protein sequence is MVQRFESAAKDVSPRRLLLRGVALLIGTALLAAAAVAKSEGMFSGHVQVLALLADVGDGLPQGSDVKFRGALVGRVDGVEPALDGGANTVALTLDPRFAQAIPATVTARVVPGNVFAVSSIQLVDNGPAPALRTGSEIVQDQSLATVQFQTALTKLRNVLGAAGRPGSGDSVGVLAAVAEATSGRGDELTHAGGGAKRIVDQLNALMVDDGTTPTLEVLSDALQGLQSSSPELLDAVHQAVVPMRTVAEKRRELADFLSAGNTTFGSMGTAFENHTDRLIAITTQLSPVLGVLADGGAEFPAIVTRINNLSTRFFDEVWNPDRNHGTGKFMLVFTPNRMYTRQDCPRYGALEGPSCATAPVTQDVPALAPMTDPRSYPLPRTMPGGNVGPVGSAEERAAIAELLGPDTNVASEILLGPVARGNTVHVVPEPVPNSDAATPPLPLLPAEAQPVAPGGENP, encoded by the coding sequence ATGGTGCAGAGGTTCGAGTCGGCGGCCAAGGACGTCTCCCCACGGCGGCTGCTGCTGCGCGGAGTGGCCCTGCTGATCGGCACCGCACTGCTGGCCGCCGCCGCCGTCGCGAAATCAGAGGGGATGTTCTCCGGCCACGTGCAGGTGCTCGCGCTGCTCGCCGACGTCGGCGACGGCCTGCCGCAGGGTTCCGACGTCAAGTTCCGCGGTGCGCTCGTCGGCAGGGTCGACGGTGTGGAACCGGCGCTCGACGGCGGCGCGAACACCGTCGCGCTGACCCTCGATCCCCGTTTCGCGCAGGCCATCCCGGCGACGGTGACCGCCCGCGTGGTGCCCGGCAACGTGTTCGCGGTGTCGTCGATCCAGCTCGTCGACAACGGGCCCGCGCCCGCGCTGCGCACCGGCTCGGAGATCGTCCAGGACCAGAGTCTGGCCACCGTCCAGTTCCAGACCGCGCTGACCAAACTGCGCAACGTGCTCGGAGCGGCCGGGCGGCCCGGGTCCGGCGACTCCGTCGGGGTGCTCGCCGCGGTCGCCGAGGCCACCAGCGGGCGGGGCGACGAGCTGACCCACGCGGGCGGCGGAGCCAAACGCATCGTCGACCAGCTCAACGCGCTGATGGTGGACGACGGTACGACGCCGACGCTGGAGGTGCTCTCGGATGCGTTGCAGGGCCTGCAGTCCTCGTCGCCGGAGCTGCTCGACGCCGTCCATCAGGCCGTGGTGCCGATGCGCACCGTCGCCGAGAAGCGCCGAGAGCTGGCCGATTTCCTGTCCGCCGGGAACACCACGTTCGGCTCGATGGGCACGGCGTTCGAGAACCACACCGACCGGCTGATCGCGATCACCACCCAACTGTCGCCGGTACTCGGCGTGCTCGCCGACGGAGGAGCGGAGTTCCCGGCCATCGTCACCCGGATCAACAATCTGTCCACCCGGTTCTTCGACGAGGTGTGGAACCCCGACAGGAACCACGGCACCGGAAAGTTCATGCTGGTGTTCACCCCGAACCGGATGTACACCCGGCAGGACTGCCCGCGCTACGGCGCACTCGAAGGACCCAGCTGCGCGACCGCGCCCGTCACCCAGGACGTCCCCGCGCTGGCGCCGATGACCGATCCGCGCAGCTACCCACTGCCCAGGACGATGCCGGGCGGCAACGTCGGCCCGGTGGGCAGCGCCGAGGAGCGGGCGGCGATCGCCGAACTCCTCGGCCCCGACACCAATGTCGCGTCCGAGATCCTCCTCGGGCCGGTGGCCCGGGGCAACACCGTGCACGTCGTGCCGGAGCCAGTACCGAATTCCGACGCGGCCACGCCGCCGCTGCCGCTGCTGCCCGCCGAGGCGCAGCCCGTCGCACCGGGAGGTGAGAACCCGTGA